The genome window CAAACCCGATCTCACCGTCAATCTGGCCGACGAAACGACCTATCTGGAATTTGCCAGAAATCCATCCGAACTCAAAGAACGCCTTGCCGGAAGGCCCGTCCGAACTGTTTTTATCGATGAGATACAACGTCTGCCCAGTCTGCTGAATACATTGCAGGATATTCTGGATCATCAGGGGGCGTCTCTTCGGTTTTTTCTGACCGGATCGAGCGCCCGAAAATTGAAAAGGGGAGGGGCCAACCTTCTTCCCGGCAGAATCCACAGCTATCACCTGGGTCCTCTTGCCTCATCGGAGTTGGATTATTCTCTTAATCTGCTTCAATCTCTGGCAACCGGCACTCTTCCCGGCATTTATACGGAGAATTCAAGGCAGGAACAGATCAAAACACTTCGCACCTACGCCGCCACTTATTTAAAAGAGGAAATTCAGGCCGAGGCTCTGACAAGAAACTTGGAGGGTTTTTCGCGTTTTTTGTTTGTGGCGGCCCAGGGCGCAGGCCACTTTTTGGATCTAAACAGCCTTGCCTCGGAGGCCCATGTTCCCCGGCAATCCGCTGTTCGTTATTTTGAAATTTTGGAAGACACTTTGGTCGTTCAACGTTGCCTCCCTTTTTCGTCCAATAGAAAAAAAAGATTGGTCAAACATCCCAAATTTTATTTTTTTGACACGGGGGTGTTGAATGCCTTGCTGGGAAGTTTTGAGGTTTCGGAGGATCGCAAGGGCCTTCTTTTTGAGCATCTGTTTTTTAATCAACTTGTGGCCGGCGCCGCCGGCCAGGACGCAGATATCGGGATTTACACCTACAGAACAGAGCATGGGGCCGAGGTTGATTTTATTGTGGAAAACGGCAGGAAAATCTGGGCGCTTGAAGTCAAGGCCTCCAAAAATGTCGGCCGAAACGATTTGACAGGACTTAAAAACTTCTCCCTTTTTTTAAAAAAGCCCTGCCGTTGTATGGTGGCATACTGGGGAGATGTGGTCAGGGTTGTGGATGGAGTCACCATCATGCCGTGGCAACAGGTTTTAAAAGAGATGGGATTGTAGTGTTCCGTTGTTCCGTATAAGGACATTTCTCTAGGCAGATTGCCCGTTAATGACTCACCGCATATAGACTTTCCTGCAAAAAACATATTCCTTAGCCTCCCTCGCCCCTTTAGGGGAGAGGCCAGGAGAGGGGTTCAACTCTTCTGACAAGGCGCATCATTTAATAATCACAGATAGAAATTAATAACCCGCAACTTTTCTGAATTTTTGCCGAAAACTATAATAGATATGTCTCTTGGCGCGCGCTTAATTCCCTTCCTGCTTATCATCTCAACTTCGCTGGGGTTTATCCATTGCGGCGGAGGCGGGGGTGGTTCCGGAGACTCTGTTCCGGACGTTACCATCGGCGACGGGGGGGATTTCGATCCGACCGGAGACGAGGACCCCATCGATTCTGGTGATGAAATCTGCGAAAACACCGACACCGTTTCCATCAGCCCCAGTTTAATCGATTTTGGCCTCGACGAGGTCAATCGCCTGGAACTGCAGGCGATTACGGTGAATGCCTGCCTTACCTTTTCGGCGGAAATCGATGACTTATCCGATCCCGAATTTGTCCTCTGCGACGAGGAGG of Deltaproteobacteria bacterium contains these proteins:
- a CDS encoding ATP-binding protein translates to MYIQRGLAKILGSGKKSFLLLGPRQTGKSTLISRLKPDLTVNLADETTYLEFARNPSELKERLAGRPVRTVFIDEIQRLPSLLNTLQDILDHQGASLRFFLTGSSARKLKRGGANLLPGRIHSYHLGPLASSELDYSLNLLQSLATGTLPGIYTENSRQEQIKTLRTYAATYLKEEIQAEALTRNLEGFSRFLFVAAQGAGHFLDLNSLASEAHVPRQSAVRYFEILEDTLVVQRCLPFSSNRKKRLVKHPKFYFFDTGVLNALLGSFEVSEDRKGLLFEHLFFNQLVAGAAGQDADIGIYTYRTEHGAEVDFIVENGRKIWALEVKASKNVGRNDLTGLKNFSLFLKKPCRCMVAYWGDVVRVVDGVTIMPWQQVLKEMGL